The Saprospiraceae bacterium genome includes a window with the following:
- a CDS encoding IS982 family transposase gives MKYLDDKITEIYFEVDEFCNAFCKFLHSKSLGKTPKRVPFMSTAKICTITILFHFRKFKSFKYYYFLAVRQGVLKKYFPHAVSYNRYIEPLPRCLIYLYAFLKCEQCVKGDGVLYLDSKKLTVCHNRRIHSHKVFENIAQRGHCSVGYFFGFKLFVVLDHKGQLVNFQLTPGNQADNNTDFMVRFLKDLHGKVFADKGFINAKAWEQLLDQGVQVITKLRSNMKNKLMALEDKLFLSKRGMIESAFNLMITLCDVEHSIHRKSASAFCATNCALIAFTYLDNLLSILDNYATFLGT, from the coding sequence ATGAAATATCTTGATGACAAAATTACTGAGATTTATTTTGAAGTTGATGAATTTTGCAATGCTTTTTGTAAATTTTTACATTCGAAGTCTTTAGGGAAAACACCAAAAAGAGTGCCTTTTATGAGTACAGCTAAAATATGTACTATTACCATCCTTTTTCATTTCAGAAAATTCAAATCGTTCAAGTATTATTATTTTTTAGCTGTACGACAAGGTGTATTAAAAAAATACTTCCCCCATGCAGTTTCATATAATCGATACATTGAACCGCTCCCCAGATGTTTGATTTATCTGTATGCTTTTTTAAAATGCGAACAATGTGTAAAAGGTGATGGGGTATTGTACCTTGATTCCAAAAAGCTAACAGTTTGTCATAACAGGAGAATACATAGCCACAAAGTATTTGAAAATATTGCACAGCGTGGACATTGCAGCGTTGGTTATTTCTTTGGTTTTAAGCTGTTTGTAGTTTTAGACCATAAAGGGCAATTGGTAAATTTTCAGCTCACCCCAGGCAATCAGGCTGATAATAACACCGATTTCATGGTCCGATTCCTAAAGGACTTACATGGAAAAGTATTTGCAGATAAAGGTTTTATTAATGCAAAAGCTTGGGAGCAACTCTTAGATCAAGGCGTCCAAGTGATTACAAAATTAAGGTCCAATATGAAAAACAAGCTTATGGCATTAGAAGATAAACTCTTCCTATCCAAACGAGGTATGATAGAGTCAGCCTTTAATCTAATGATTACCCTATGCGATGTAGAACACTCAATACATCGTAAATCAGCCAGTGCATTTTGTGCAACAAACTGTGCTTTGATAGCATTCACTTACCTTGACAATCTACTTTCTATCTTGGATAATTATGCAACTTTTTTAGGTACTTAA
- a CDS encoding SBBP repeat-containing protein: MNNTLNKLNPYSLCSGSTSIFPLSAPAFLKGIGMLLLLLVAGIPKSLAQDFLWAKSMGGTSSDIGIGIAVDGSGNVYTAGSFQGTADFDPGAGTANLTSAGFQDIFVSKLDANGNFLWAKSMGGTSSDIGIGIAVDGSGNVYTTGYFNGTIDFDPGAGMVNLSSAGNGDIFVSKLDANGNFLWAKSMGGTGEDIGRGIAVDGSGNVYTTGNFAGTVDFDPGAGTANLISAGSRDIFVSKLDANGNFLWAKSMGGTGDDYAIAIAMDGSGNVYTTGNFAGTVDFDPGAGTANLISAGSRDIFVSKLDANGNFLWAKSMGGTAEDNGSGIVVDGSGNVYTMGNFQGTADFDPGAGTANLISAGSRDIFVLKLDANGNFLWAKSMGGTDIDNCYGIALDGSGNVYTTGYFQGTADFDPGAGTANLTSAGGEDIFVSKLDANGNFLWAKSIGGTATDIGVSIAVDGSGNVHTTGYFGGTVDFDPGAGTANLTSAGGEDIFVSKLGPACPAGNVLYVNAIAAGANNGTSWANAYNDLQDALSSTCPGITQIWVAAGTYKPTSGTDRNISFVMKNGVAIYGGFIGNETLLSERNWGANVTMLSGEIGSAGNSDNSYHVIFNNNNGLNSTAVLDGFTITGGNATLANGAGAGMFNNSSSPNVSNCIFSSNSTTFGGAGMYNTNISSPNLSNCIFSGNSSSFGGGMFNGQSSSPIVINCSFSGNAGLAGGGIYNESSSSPTVTNCSFSGNTVTFGGGGIYNENSYPIVTNCSFAGNAAIQNGGGMYNDSNGSGLSVTNCVFSGNSATNGGGMYNRYSSPTVTNCIIWNNTAGGSTTSASASVFNNSSTPQFSYSLIANSGGSGSWVSAFGSNGGNNIATDPLFVAPLAPGLNTGGDYRLQPCSPAINVGNDAAVPLGITTDLDGNPRFYNNGIVDMGAYEFQGDPIVNSITAPTVTQPTCATPTGTIVVNASGSGTLEYSINNGSTWQSSNTYSGQAPGNYNIKIRLQAQPSCESTYGSNPVVLASPFTASTTNDTWTGCVSTDWATPGNWADGSAPTAADNATIPNVTNDPVISTAAVARSVNVAAGGSLMVTAAGSLTINSDASPLFTNSGTVVNEGTVSLNSSIDGQYQRLLNLATGTFTNKNVLQIGNASGTNLSGRGIYNLGVFVNMSGSIDISLTRKAIQLNNGATFTNNASIVFNTATSDSSSIVVNTGAMFNNTPCSATLLATGGASSLWQFDTSTSGTFNNDGLITENSNNSSNITNNTGIVQNLGGGSFNITNNTGILTTDPGPQNACCTPPTISAPTVSQPTCALPTGTIVVNASGSGTLEYSINNGSTWQSSNTYGGQAPGNYNIKVRLQADPTCETTYGSNPVVLNSPFTASTTTDTWTGCVSTDWATPGNWADGSVPTAADNATIPNVTNDPVISTAAVARSVNVEAGGSLMVTAAGSLTINSDASPLFTNSGTVVNEGTVSLNSSTNWLYHRLLNLATGTFTNKNVLQIGNSSGTNYSGRGIYNLGVFVNMAGSIDISLTRRAIYLTDGATFTNNASIVLNTGGVNTDSSAIAVYTGAMFNNTPCSATLLATAGPSSLSRFQTSGGTFNNDGLITENSLFFNNITNNTGIVQNLGGGSFGIVNNTGILTTDPGPQNACCTPPTINAPTVTQPTCATHTGIIVVNATGSGALEYSINNGSTWQSSNTYSGQPPGNYNIKVRLQASPSCESTYGSNPVVLASPFTASTTSDTWTGCVSTNWATPGNWADGSVPTSVDDVTIPNVANDPTIGGSTAALARSVLVQAGAVLTVDGTSSLTINGSFNTNGVLNALFSQGTVQNNGQIIIGSSPNIGNYGIYNLGIFNNNGTISIDNVDQRGLYLFGGTFTNAGDIFIGNIALSAQDCIQNNAGGALINTSTGEITLNRAWANGIWNLSGNVQNSGKITIGSIANTGTGILSLVPFTNNAGAEIHIDRVGNGIVSTNAFTNAGLIRMGENAPLTGSGIANVQGANAVFNNNAGGDISIKQTGVNGVQNDLNSTFNNNACATLSIFDNLNNSGAFTNEGLFTVNTIQTHTNSALTNNGIITYPQGNPIPNITNNEIIIAPATTNICHTINPTFDLGSPVDFIIEGIFTDEAATMSAGTYATATNTFTPTSILTEGTYNFFVKIQDGSGGCTRIVPWTLTTESCCPATGTILYVNAAATGADNGSSWTDAFTDLQSALASTCPGITEIWVAAGTYKPTSGSDRNISFVMKNNLAIYGGFDGTETMLSQRDITGNQTILSGDINQSGDLTGNSYSVVSGSGTDASAVIDGFIITMGNADFPSGDDNNQNRAGGGMFNSNGSPTVLNCTFSGNYAIARGGGMFNIQSSPTVMNCIFSDNEVGASGAGMLNWHSSPSITNCTFINNFAGVNGGGMNNFGGSPVVTNCIFSGNSTNIHGGGMFSFGGSIEIINSTFSGNLASSTGGGMLNWNLVSGNVVNCILWGNSNEIANFSSSPVITYSIVQGGYAGTGNLNTNPLFVNQPPIGLGDLGDLRLQTCSPAIDAGEDSVNATTTDLDGNARKFEAITGGQSIDMGAYEYQSLVPFTTYYIDADGDGYGFGSGESLCADPGVGYSTITGDCNDNNDDINPGVAEICDGIDNNCNNVIDEGVKTTFYQDFDGDGFGNPAVFVNECTQPLGYVINNTDCDDTDDTVYPGAPEVCDEKDNNCNGQIDEGVQNTYYADADNDGFGDPNVTMLACSAPAGYVSDNTDCDDNDDTVYPGAPDICDGKDNNCNGETDENNVCCPTGGILYVNVNATGLNNGSSWDDAFTGLHSALISTCPDITQIWVAAGTYKPTAYPQSCTNCNSTRDYAFLLREGISVYGGFNGTETLLEERNINTHVTILSGDIGNQNDASDNVYHVVIAAFANTTSTAGIDGFTIRDGNGNGANQRNINNQAVFRNEGGAFYATGGTVSFLNNTVTQNNANNGGGIFIHSGQNNISNNTVELNTASQGAGLFIHGGNNKLINNKVSTNVASLGGGYYLRTGINNIINNTIAGNSAGFQGGGIYSSGGYDTLVNSIIWGNTTGIHGNVVVSHSIVQQGYLPCIECPGTDGDGNINPQFVSNTDFHLTDCSPGIDAGKDSANNSLLDRDYLPRKVDAIGGGKWIDLGAYENQNIISTGTRWYVNESITSAGNGSGWSCAFKDLQTALDIADQGDEVWVAQGTYRPTAYPEGCFGCDTDRDFTFRLKDGFNIYGGFDGTETMLSERDPGANETILSGDIGVFGDDTDNVYHVVLAVFINSSPTTLLDGFTITGGNANGIGSIAINDQVISRSQGSDIYMNKGTNSLNNNKVISSSSIEGRGVYGNGGVHIFRDNIIPANSKIEGGGTYIFEGNNVVIEGN, from the coding sequence ATGAACAATACACTAAATAAGCTAAACCCATACTCGCTGTGTTCCGGCTCAACGAGCATTTTCCCATTGTCTGCTCCGGCCTTTCTGAAAGGCATAGGGATGCTGCTGCTCTTGTTGGTGGCAGGGATCCCGAAAAGCCTTGCCCAGGATTTTCTTTGGGCAAAAAGCATGGGGGGCACATCGAGTGATATTGGCATTGGCATCGCCGTTGATGGCAGCGGCAACGTGTACACCGCGGGATCTTTCCAAGGCACCGCAGATTTTGATCCCGGTGCCGGAACGGCCAACTTGACAAGTGCTGGTTTTCAGGATATCTTTGTTTCGAAGCTGGACGCAAACGGCAATTTTCTCTGGGCAAAAAGCATGGGGGGCACATCGAGTGATATTGGCATTGGCATCGCCGTGGATGGCAGCGGCAACGTGTATACCACTGGATATTTCAACGGTACTATAGATTTCGATCCCGGCGCCGGAATGGTCAACTTGAGCAGTGCGGGAAATGGTGATATCTTTGTTTCGAAGCTGGATGCAAACGGCAATTTTCTCTGGGCAAAAAGCATGGGGGGCACTGGAGAAGATATTGGCCGTGGTATCGCCGTGGATGGCAGTGGCAACGTGTACACCACGGGAAATTTCGCGGGCACCGTAGATTTTGATCCCGGCGCCGGAACGGCCAACTTGATAAGTGCGGGAAGTAGGGATATCTTTGTTTCGAAGCTGGACGCAAACGGTAATTTTCTCTGGGCAAAAAGCATGGGGGGCACTGGAGATGATTATGCCATTGCCATTGCGATGGATGGCAGTGGCAACGTGTACACCACGGGAAATTTCGCGGGCACCGTAGATTTTGATCCCGGCGCCGGAACGGCCAACTTGATAAGTGCGGGAAGTAGGGATATCTTTGTTTCGAAGCTGGACGCAAACGGTAATTTTCTCTGGGCAAAAAGCATGGGGGGCACCGCAGAAGATAATGGCAGTGGAATCGTCGTTGATGGCAGTGGCAACGTGTACACCATGGGAAATTTCCAAGGCACCGCAGATTTTGATCCCGGTGCCGGAACGGCCAACTTGATAAGTGCGGGAAGTAGGGATATCTTTGTTTTGAAGCTGGACGCAAACGGCAATTTTCTCTGGGCAAAAAGCATGGGGGGCACTGACATTGATAATTGCTATGGTATCGCCTTGGATGGCAGCGGCAACGTGTACACCACGGGATATTTCCAAGGCACTGCTGATTTTGATCCCGGCGCCGGAACGGCCAACTTGACAAGTGCGGGAGGTGAGGATATCTTTGTTTCGAAGCTGGATGCAAACGGCAATTTTCTCTGGGCAAAAAGCATAGGGGGCACTGCCACTGATATTGGCGTTAGCATCGCCGTGGATGGCAGCGGCAATGTGCACACCACGGGATATTTCGGGGGCACCGTAGATTTTGATCCGGGCGCCGGAACGGCCAACTTGACAAGTGCGGGAGGTGAGGATATCTTTGTTTCGAAGCTGGGCCCGGCCTGCCCAGCAGGCAACGTCTTATACGTCAATGCGATTGCCGCTGGTGCTAACAACGGGACTTCCTGGGCCAACGCCTACAACGACCTACAGGATGCACTCAGCAGCACCTGCCCCGGCATCACCCAAATCTGGGTGGCCGCAGGAACCTATAAACCTACCTCCGGCACCGACCGGAATATTTCCTTCGTGATGAAAAACGGCGTGGCTATTTACGGCGGATTCATAGGCAATGAGACTCTGCTGAGCGAACGCAACTGGGGCGCAAACGTGACCATGCTAAGTGGTGAAATTGGAAGCGCCGGCAACAGTGACAACAGCTATCACGTCATTTTCAACAATAATAACGGGCTGAACAGTACAGCCGTGCTGGATGGATTTACCATTACAGGAGGGAATGCAACTTTGGCGAATGGCGCCGGTGCCGGGATGTTTAACAACTCCTCCTCGCCAAACGTTTCCAATTGTATTTTCTCAAGCAATTCAACTACCTTTGGCGGAGCAGGGATGTACAATACGAACATCTCCTCTCCAAATCTGTCCAACTGTATCTTCTCCGGCAATTCGTCCTCCTTTGGCGGAGGGATGTTTAATGGTCAATCCTCCTCCCCAATCGTTATCAACTGCAGTTTCTCCGGCAATGCTGGTCTCGCCGGTGGCGGAATTTACAACGAATCTTCTTCCTCCCCAACCGTGACCAATTGTAGTTTTTCCGGAAATACGGTAACTTTTGGTGGTGGTGGGATTTACAACGAAAACTCTTACCCAATCGTCACCAACTGCAGTTTCGCCGGAAACGCGGCAATCCAAAATGGCGGCGGGATGTACAACGATTCGAATGGATCCGGGCTCAGTGTGACCAACTGTGTCTTCTCTGGCAATTCGGCGACCAATGGCGGTGGGATGTACAACCGCTACTCCTCCCCCACGGTAACGAACTGCATCATCTGGAATAATACAGCTGGTGGGAGTACGACTTCTGCTTCAGCTTCGGTGTTCAATAATAGTTCGACACCTCAGTTCAGCTACAGCCTTATCGCCAATTCTGGGGGTAGTGGAAGTTGGGTAAGTGCTTTTGGGTCAAATGGAGGAAATAATATCGCTACCGACCCACTTTTTGTCGCTCCATTGGCGCCCGGGCTCAATACTGGTGGAGATTATCGCCTTCAACCCTGCTCCCCAGCCATCAATGTTGGCAATGATGCCGCGGTACCTCTCGGTATTACTACTGATCTGGATGGAAATCCGCGCTTTTATAACAACGGTATTGTGGATATGGGGGCATATGAGTTCCAGGGAGATCCTATTGTTAATTCTATCACTGCACCCACTGTCACCCAACCCACCTGCGCCACCCCCACAGGTACCATCGTGGTGAATGCATCAGGCAGCGGTACCTTAGAATACAGCATCAACAACGGCAGCACCTGGCAAAGCAGCAATACATACAGCGGGCAAGCGCCTGGTAACTATAACATCAAAATACGCTTGCAAGCTCAACCGTCTTGTGAATCCACCTACGGGAGCAACCCTGTGGTACTTGCTTCTCCTTTTACAGCCTCCACCACTAACGATACCTGGACGGGTTGCGTCTCCACAGATTGGGCCACGCCCGGCAACTGGGCGGATGGCAGCGCACCAACCGCCGCTGATAACGCGACGATACCTAATGTAACCAACGATCCTGTCATCAGTACCGCAGCAGTAGCTCGTTCTGTCAATGTCGCAGCCGGCGGCTCGCTCATGGTGACAGCAGCAGGTTCATTGACCATCAACTCGGATGCCAGCCCGCTCTTCACGAATAGCGGCACAGTCGTCAACGAAGGCACGGTTTCGCTTAATTCATCCATAGATGGTCAGTATCAGCGGCTGCTCAACCTCGCGACCGGGACATTTACCAATAAGAACGTTTTACAGATCGGCAATGCGAGTGGCACGAACTTATCCGGGCGTGGCATCTACAATCTGGGAGTTTTCGTCAATATGTCAGGTTCCATAGATATTTCGTTGACCCGCAAGGCCATTCAACTGAATAACGGAGCGACCTTCACGAACAACGCCAGCATCGTATTCAATACCGCTACCTCGGACTCATCTTCCATCGTTGTCAATACAGGTGCGATGTTCAACAATACACCCTGTTCCGCAACTTTACTGGCCACAGGGGGAGCATCCTCTTTATGGCAGTTTGACACTAGCACTAGCGGCACTTTCAATAATGATGGCCTTATCACCGAAAATTCAAACAATTCCAGCAACATCACCAACAACACAGGTATCGTGCAAAACCTCGGCGGCGGCAGTTTCAATATCACCAACAATACAGGTATCTTGACGACAGATCCCGGTCCACAAAACGCCTGCTGCACGCCTCCCACCATATCTGCCCCTACTGTATCCCAACCCACTTGCGCCTTACCCACAGGTACCATCGTGGTGAATGCATCAGGCAGCGGTACCTTAGAATACAGCATCAACAACGGCAGCACCTGGCAAAGCAGCAATACATACGGCGGGCAAGCGCCTGGTAACTATAATATCAAAGTACGTTTGCAAGCGGACCCGACTTGCGAAACCACCTACGGGAGCAACCCTGTGGTATTGAACTCACCTTTTACCGCTTCCACCACTACGGACACCTGGACGGGTTGCGTCTCCACCGACTGGGCCACGCCCGGCAACTGGGCGGATGGCAGCGTACCAACGGCCGCTGATAACGCAACGATACCTAACGTAACCAACGACCCTGTCATCAGTACCGCAGCAGTGGCTCGTTCTGTCAATGTCGAAGCCGGCGGCTCGCTCATGGTGACAGCAGCAGGTTCATTGACCATCAACTCGGATGCCAGCCCGCTCTTCACCAACAGTGGAACGGTCGTCAACGAAGGCACGGTTTCGCTTAATTCCTCCACAAATTGGCTGTATCACCGACTACTCAACCTCGCGACCGGTACTTTTACCAATAAGAACGTTTTACAAATCGGCAATTCGAGTGGCACGAATTATTCCGGTCGTGGTATATACAATCTGGGGGTTTTCGTCAATATGGCAGGCTCCATAGATATTTCGTTGACCCGCCGGGCGATTTATCTGACAGACGGAGCGACCTTCACGAATAATGCCAGCATCGTATTAAACACTGGTGGTGTAAACACTGACTCCTCTGCCATCGCTGTCTATACAGGTGCAATGTTCAACAATACACCTTGTTCTGCGACTTTACTTGCCACAGCAGGACCATCCAGTTTAAGCCGGTTCCAGACTTCTGGCGGCACTTTCAATAACGACGGCCTCATCACCGAAAACTCGCTTTTTTTCAACAACATCACCAACAACACGGGCATCGTACAAAACCTCGGCGGTGGCAGTTTCGGTATTGTAAACAATACTGGTATCTTGACGACAGATCCCGGTCCACAAAACGCCTGCTGCACGCCTCCCACCATCAACGCACCTACTGTCACGCAGCCTACCTGCGCCACCCACACGGGTATCATCGTAGTGAACGCCACCGGCAGCGGGGCGCTGGAATACAGCATCAACAACGGCAGCACCTGGCAAAGCAGTAATACTTACAGCGGACAACCCCCCGGTAACTATAACATCAAAGTACGCTTGCAGGCCAGCCCAAGTTGTGAATCCACCTACGGGAGCAACCCTGTGGTACTTGCTTCTCCTTTTACCGCCTCCACCACTTCCGACACCTGGACGGGCTGTGTCTCCACCAACTGGGCCACGCCCGGCAACTGGGCGGATGGCAGCGTACCTACCTCTGTGGATGATGTGACGATTCCCAATGTGGCCAATGACCCCACCATTGGAGGAAGCACGGCGGCGCTAGCCAGGTCGGTGCTGGTGCAGGCTGGGGCAGTATTGACCGTAGATGGGACAAGTAGTCTGACTATTAACGGCTCATTTAATACAAATGGCGTTCTAAATGCGCTATTCTCTCAAGGAACCGTACAAAACAATGGACAAATTATCATCGGTAGTTCACCAAATATAGGCAACTATGGCATCTATAATCTGGGCATTTTTAATAACAACGGAACCATTTCGATTGATAATGTAGATCAGAGGGGCTTGTATTTATTTGGGGGGACATTTACAAATGCAGGGGATATATTTATCGGGAACATAGCCCTATCTGCCCAGGATTGCATCCAGAACAACGCTGGTGGCGCTTTAATCAATACTTCTACAGGTGAAATCACCCTCAATAGAGCCTGGGCTAATGGTATTTGGAATCTATCAGGTAATGTCCAAAATAGTGGAAAAATCACCATAGGTTCTATTGCCAATACCGGAACGGGTATTCTAAGTTTAGTTCCATTCACGAACAATGCAGGGGCAGAAATCCATATTGACAGAGTGGGTAACGGCATAGTCAGTACAAACGCATTCACCAACGCCGGCTTGATTCGGATGGGAGAAAATGCGCCCTTGACGGGAAGTGGTATCGCTAACGTACAAGGAGCGAATGCAGTGTTCAACAACAATGCGGGCGGAGACATCAGCATCAAACAAACGGGGGTGAATGGCGTGCAAAATGACCTAAATTCCACCTTCAACAACAACGCCTGTGCTACACTCAGCATCTTTGACAACCTCAACAACAGCGGTGCGTTCACCAACGAGGGCCTGTTTACGGTCAATACGATACAAACACATACCAATTCGGCCCTGACCAACAACGGCATCATCACCTACCCACAGGGCAACCCGATACCCAACATAACGAACAATGAGATCATCATAGCTCCTGCCACGACCAATATTTGCCATACCATTAACCCGACTTTTGACTTGGGCAGCCCGGTGGACTTTATTATTGAGGGTATCTTCACTGACGAGGCGGCTACAATGTCCGCAGGGACTTATGCGACGGCTACAAATACGTTTACACCCACATCCATATTAACAGAGGGAACTTATAACTTTTTTGTCAAAATACAAGACGGCAGCGGTGGATGCACCCGAATCGTACCGTGGACGCTGACGACAGAAAGCTGCTGCCCTGCAACCGGTACTATCTTATATGTCAATGCAGCTGCAACCGGTGCTGATAACGGCTCTTCCTGGACGGACGCCTTCACCGACCTGCAAAGCGCACTTGCCAGTACTTGCCCCGGAATTACTGAAATATGGGTGGCGGCGGGAACCTACAAGCCTACTTCCGGTAGTGACAGAAACATCTCATTCGTGATGAAAAACAATCTGGCCATTTACGGAGGGTTTGATGGTACTGAGACAATGTTGAGTCAACGGGACATAACAGGAAATCAAACCATTTTAAGCGGAGATATCAATCAAAGCGGCGACTTGACTGGCAACTCCTACTCTGTGGTTTCTGGCTCAGGTACAGATGCATCAGCAGTGATTGACGGATTTATCATCACTATGGGGAATGCGGATTTTCCATCTGGCGATGATAACAACCAGAATCGGGCAGGAGGAGGCATGTTCAATAGCAATGGTTCTCCAACGGTATTGAACTGCACCTTTTCAGGTAATTATGCGATTGCAAGAGGAGGGGGTATGTTTAATATACAATCATCTCCAACAGTGATGAATTGTATATTTTCGGACAATGAAGTAGGTGCCAGTGGTGCCGGGATGCTCAACTGGCATTCATCTCCATCCATTACCAATTGCACTTTTATAAATAATTTTGCAGGTGTCAATGGTGGTGGAATGAATAATTTTGGTGGCTCTCCTGTTGTAACGAATTGTATCTTTTCAGGGAATTCAACAAATATTCATGGGGGAGGGATGTTCAGTTTTGGAGGCTCCATCGAAATAATTAACAGCACCTTTTCAGGTAATTTGGCATCTTCGACTGGTGGTGGAATGCTCAATTGGAATTTGGTATCAGGAAATGTAGTCAACTGCATACTGTGGGGTAATAGTAATGAAATTGCCAATTTTTCAAGTTCACCCGTCATAACTTATTCTATTGTTCAGGGAGGGTATGCAGGTACAGGCAATTTAAATACAAATCCATTGTTTGTAAATCAACCACCAATTGGTCTAGGCGATTTAGGGGATTTACGTCTGCAAACCTGTTCACCAGCTATAGATGCGGGTGAAGATTCTGTCAATGCAACAACTACTGATCTGGATGGAAATGCCAGAAAATTTGAAGCTATTACAGGTGGCCAGTCTATAGATATGGGGGCATATGAATATCAAAGTTTGGTGCCATTTACCACTTATTACATTGATGCTGACGGCGATGGCTATGGTTTTGGTAGTGGAGAGTCTCTATGCGCAGATCCGGGAGTTGGTTATTCAACTATAACCGGCGATTGCAACGACAACAATGACGACATCAACCCCGGCGTAGCAGAAATCTGTGACGGCATCGACAACAATTGTAACAATGTCATAGACGAAGGCGTCAAGACTACCTTCTATCAGGATTTTGATGGTGACGGCTTTGGAAATCCTGCTGTCTTTGTCAATGAGTGTACACAACCTTTAGGTTATGTTATTAATAATACAGACTGCGATGATACCGATGATACCGTCTATCCGGGAGCTCCTGAAGTCTGTGATGAAAAAGATAACAACTGCAACGGACAGATCGACGAAGGAGTACAGAATACGTACTATGCGGATGCAGATAATGATGGATTTGGCGATCCGAATGTAACCATGCTGGCCTGTAGTGCACCAGCCGGTTATGTTTCGGACAATACGGATTGTGATGATAATGATGATACTGTCTATCCCGGAGCACCGGATATCTGTGACGGTAAAGATAATAATTGTAATGGCGAAACAGATGAAAATAATGTCTGCTGTCCGACAGGGGGCATTCTGTATGTCAATGTGAATGCAACGGGCCTGAACAATGGCTCATCCTGGGATGATGCCTTTACAGGACTTCATAGTGCCTTAATCAGCACTTGTCCGGATATCACTCAGATCTGGGTGGCTGCAGGTACATACAAACCGACAGCATATCCGCAAAGTTGTACCAACTGCAATTCAACACGTGATTACGCATTTTTACTCAGAGAGGGTATCAGTGTGTACGGTGGTTTTAATGGCACAGAGACATTGCTCGAAGAAAGAAATATTAATACCCATGTGACGATATTGAGTGGAGATATCGGTAATCAGAATGATGCATCGGATAATGTATATCACGTTGTGATAGCAGCATTTGCAAATACAACTTCAACGGCCGGAATAGATGGATTTACGATTCGGGATGGGAATGGTAATGGAGCAAATCAAAGAAACATCAATAATCAGGCAGTTTTCAGAAATGAGGGAGGAGCATTTTATGCAACAGGCGGTACAGTATCATTTTTAAACAATACGGTCACTCAAAATAATGCTAATAACGGAGGGGGAATATTTATCCATAGTGGACAAAACAATATCTCTAATAACACAGTAGAATTAAATACTGCATCACAAGGAGCAGGATTATTTATCCATGGGGGAAATAACAAGCTGATCAATAACAAAGTAAGTACCAACGTCGCTTCTCTGGGTGGTGGGTATTACCTGCGTACCGGAATTAATAACATTATCAATAATACCATAGCGGGTAACAGCGCAGGTTTTCAGGGAGGGGGAATCTATAGTTCCGGTGGTTATGATACCCTGGTCAACAGTATTATCTGGGGTAATACCACGGGAATCCATGGAAATGTAGTCGTCTCTCATAGTATTGTACAACAGGGTTATTTACCATGTATCGAATGTCCGGGTACAGATGGAGACGGAAATATTAATCCGCAGTTTGTGAGCAATACGGACTTTCATCTGACAGACTGTTCTCCGGGAATAGATGCAGGAAAGGATAGTGCGAATAATTCATTGTTGGACAGAGATTATCTTCCACGAAAGGTAGATGCAATCGGCGGCGGAAAATGGATAGATCTGGGAGCTTATGAGAATCAAAATATCATTTCAACGGGTACGAGATGGTATGTGAATGAATCAATCACATCTGCAGGTAACGGCTCCGGCTGGAGTTGTGCATTTAAAGATTTACAAACGGCATTGGACATCGCAGATCAGGGGGATGAAGTGTGGGTAGCTCAGGGTACCTATAGACCGACAGCATATCCGGAAGGATGTTTTGGATGCGATACTGACAGGGACTTTACGTTCAGATTGAAAGATGGCTTTAATATATACGGTGGATTTGATGGGACAGAGACGATGTTGTCAGAAAGAGATCCGGGAGCCAATGAAACCATACTGAGCGGTGATATCGGCGTTTTCGGTGATGACACAGATAATGTGTATCACGTCGTCCTTGCAGTATTTATCAATAGTTCACCGACGACATTATTAGATGGATTTACGATTACGGGTGGCAATGCCAATGGCATCGGAAGTATCGCTATCAATGATCAGGTGATATCGAGAAGTCAGGGATCAGATATTTACATGAACAAAGGCACGAACTCATTAAATAACAATAAAGTAATCAGTTCATCCTCTATCGAAGGTCGGGGAGTTTACGGGAATGGCGGTGTACATATCTTCAGAGACAACATCATCCCTGCCAACTCGAAAATAGAAGGTGGCGGTACGTATATTTTTGAAGGAAATAATGTGGTAATCGAAGGCAACTAA